The Trichosurus vulpecula isolate mTriVul1 chromosome 9, mTriVul1.pri, whole genome shotgun sequence region gggaaaacctgagctcaaatccaacctcagacacttactagctgtgtctactaagtactccagtatctttgctaagaaaaccccagatagggtcatgaaacattagacatgattgaaatgactcaacatcaACAACTTCCTTACTCTAGGGCCAgtactctgttcactgtgccccctagctcaacctttggtttcctttataattgtgtgtcttttattttatgcctttaaaaacattattctgagaaggtctctaaaggtttcatcagactgccaaagggttccataACAAAAAAGGTGAAAACCCCCTTCCTTGGAGACAGGAGTCAGTGGTGAATGAGAGAAGGGAACAAAGAATGTTGGTGGGAAGACCTTAGGCTGGATTGAGCAAGTAGCCCTACATGGAAGTAGAAAAGACAGCTGCCTCCAGGTGGCATCTGAGGGGGTGGCACAGAGTTCactattttcaaaaatatctccTCCACTGGCAGAGAAGTTCTGCAGAAAGAGTATTAGAATAGAGCCAGGAGATCTGGGGTCTGCAGCCTAACCTTCCCACCAGCTCTCTCTGCGACCtcagcaaatcacttcccttctccttATCTGACACTTAAAGGGGTCAGACTAGGCCATTTCTAGGACACCTTCCAGTTCCAACATTCAGCACCTCTATAGTCACTCCTTTAAGTTAAAACATCAAGGGCATGCAATGGTACTTTAAAATTCAATTGTTACCTGAGAGGGAAGTAACATTAACACACCATCACACATAGatttagagggggaagggagatcatctcatctaaactccttatttttcaaatgaagaaactgaggcccagagaagttaagtgatttgcctcaggttgcacagccaggatttgagcctaggtcctTTGATTCCCAATCCTACCCTTCTTCTCTTCCACAAAAATGTGGTCTagtgggaatcaggaaagctgGGTTTGGGGAACATTTCAGCAATGACTTAATTCTCAGGTCGACTGCAGGCACAAAGCAAGCCTTGTCTGTGACTTTGGGACACAGGAGAGGTAAGTGTTGATGGTGAAAGGGAAATGTTTAGAACATGGAGGTCTGGGTTGTGTGCCACGGAGAGGGCAGTGTATGGTTATTCAGGGCCTGCacccagagggaggaaggagtttTCAAAGGGGAAGCTGAAGACAAACAGTCTTCTCCTTCCAAGAGTCAAAGATCTGCCAGCCCAGGATTCAATCTCCAAGGACTTCTCACCTTCTATGAAGTAGATGGCAGGAGTCATAATCCTCATTTAAGGAAACCAATATGTAGAGCCGAAGTGACGTGCCCAAAGGTGCAGAAAAGTGAAGAGCTTTTTAGCAGTGCCTCCTATTTCTTCACATGGTGATGCTTCCATTTCTCTCAGCTGAGGAAGAATCACAGTACAGAGGATATTGCAGGCAGGTGCCATGTTACAACCTGAcatgtcagagttagaagggactttgaaATCATAGAACATAGATTGACTGAacaggaagggacttcagaaatggTCATCCACTCCAACCTCTTTGTTTTAAGGCCACCCCCATCAGTCCCATTTGGCAGGATTCATTCTTGTTTGtacctaagagaaaaaaaaagcaagacagcAATCAAAGCATTTGGTGCAAAGAAAAGGGAAGCCTAGAAAGAAGGGCAAGGGgtaaggtggagggagggaaggggcaaGGGGATTGGCAGGAAACCATGTATCATAGGCTCAGAGTGCCCCatttccccattacattttaGCCATTCAGTGACTGAGAGAGTGTGGACACTCGGTAATTTGGAgatgaaggggaagggggataAAGTGAAGGAACAGAGATAGATAAAAGACTCCAGAAAAATCCCCAAGCCAAAGCCATGCTTCCACTTAAGATCTGTAAATCTTTGTCCTGGGAAAAGCTAAGGATGAGGGTAGGGAAAttggacagagagaaatagatggAAGGACCTCCACCTGAGGTGCGCTCTGAAATCTAACATTCTACAATTCcataagaaggaggaggaaggaaggggggaagaggaaagaggaaaagagtggCAGGGAAGCAGAAAAGCAGGGAGGAGAAGATCGTGGAGATTGAATGACGCTCTTAGAGGATTTGCATTACTGATCCAGGAGGAGAGATGGGTGAGAAATGACTTGGTAAATGCCTTTGAACATATTTCACAGACACATTGTTATCCATCTCATCTCTAAGGAGAAAACAGGGATAAACATGTTTCATATGAAGCAGGTTAATTAAAATGCCATTGCTAAGAGCGCCTGATAGCAAAGACTATCTGTTCTCTGCTAGAATAGGTCTTTCTGGAAATTATCGAGTGctcaaggaagggaaaaggggaacaaTAAAAATGATGGACCCAGCCCCTGTTCTTGAGCTGGTCATACTCCAATAGGACAGGGGACAATAACCTGCGGAGGGGCATGGAAGTCCTAGAATCAGAGAAAGCCTTCTCCAgcaggaaagaagatggagaagtcacCTACTCCAGTTCCTTTAGACAAAGGTCTAAATCCCCCATGACAAATGCACAGCTGTTTTCTTGCTGAATATCACCAAGGTTTTATCACCTTTACAGGAATCAGCTTCTCCTGCTTCATTTTCTATTGATaccttctgtttttatatcactttcatttcctccCTCTAACAAATATCCTGGAGATATCCAGATCagaagattatagatttagagttggttggacccttcattttacagagataaGGATATTGTGATTTAAATattccctctgactccaaattcaatggtttttctattctactatgctGCTTCTCCCATCTTTTAGCTTTTCCTCAAAGAACATATACACTATTTTTTGTTACTTTCCCTGGATACTAGATTCTTTTCAAAGGATGTGGAGAAGCTGGAGGTTTTTGTATCCTTTATATAGTTCCATTTTCCTAAATGACTGAACATGGCTTTGAATATGGCTCTGAAATTATTAATGTCCAGCTGACTTACCTGATCCTCTTCATTTTCATAAATTTCCAATCTTCAGAAAtttacatttccttttatttgccTCAAACTTACCTCTTTCAAATTTCAAAACTTGGCCCTCTATTCTGATACTCTAAGATGGAGGGAATCATCCATGTTCCTTTTACCCAATATTCAAACTCTCCATATTTTCTTACAGGGTACAATTTTACTCCTCACCTTTCATCTTTATATACTTACATCTGTTTTATTCCTATGTTCCAAAACTGTATCAGGTTTACATccctaggtttcctcatctataaaataaaagtttcaggggtgtgctggagtcagctctaaCTGGCTCTCAGAATTGACTATTAAATTCCCAGGacaagcatttacacctcagaaaccagCGATGCTACAAAGCAGGGCTTGATGtagtgtttgttgattgtctagacttaagaaaataatgaaggaaatgttaataattcacatttaactTGAAAGCATGCCTTTCATTTTTGGAGAGTTTGCTGTTAAGTATTTACCAGCCAACCTTGTTTGGGTCAGATGATCTCTAGgggcctttctagctctaacattcaaGGTTCTAAGTTAccttctcttctagttctaacattctatgttcttaaAGTCCTTGTACCTCTCAGTCTATGTATGAGTCTATAATATTATCATACAATCCTAAGTTAATGCGCATAATTTCCATTATCTAGGTCTCATCAAAAATGCTGATTTGATTATACATGCAGGGATTTAGGCAAGCAAATAAACTGAGCTGCAAGGAGTAGTTAATTATCTGTTTCAAGACAGAGATTAGGGATGCAAAGAATCCAAACCAGAAAATAATCCAAAACTCTGGCTAGGGTCTAGACTAGAGTATAGCATCCATCTATTAATCTAGTCTAatttatctacatatatgtaatatttagtttatattttcctccccAAATCATATATTACTGAAGCTAATATTAAAATGAGTTCGTATTTATGAATCATGCACTgtcaagaaaggaagagaaagtgtaATACCTAtctacacacagatatgtatgtttatgtacatgtatattttaaatcattCCTTTTCCTGATCATGTGTTACTAAGGCTAATATTAAAGTAAGGTTGTATTTAAAGATTCAAATACTGACTCTCTGTTCTGATACTCTTAGATCAAGGGGAGAATGCATGTTCATTTTATCCAGTATTCAAAAACCCCATGACTTTTTGTACTGGTCATAAAGAAGAGGATGGAAATTACCCAAGAGCCTGACGGGGGGAAATCAGCCTCAGATTACAGAATTACTGTGGATCACTTATCCAATGAATGGCTGAGGAGTAATATGAAGGCTTTAGGGCTACGGGAGTGAATGGAAAAGCTGGGCTCAGGGAGGTTCCTGTGTGATGTCACAAGTGCCCCAGGACACACTCCAGAGTTAGTCTTGCTCATACTATAAAGCATTGGTGGGGAGAACTCAGATGATGGACTATTCACTATTTTATGATGGCTTTTTAGTTTCGTTTATTTGGCAGAATGACAGATTAGGCTTGGTTTACTGTGGAATAATTCCACCCCAATAACAATTCCAAAAAGGTTGGGAAGAAGGATAGGATGCTCTGGCCCATTATTAGCAAGAGATGATATTTTTAGTTCATTAGAACCTAAAAATTGTCATACTGGGTTAAGTCCATGAGCCATCTAGCCCTGGACTCTATCTCAGGTGAAGAGACAGTTTAGGGACTTATCATCCCTGTCCTCTATCATTTCAACTTAAGAAGATTAAGTATGGGGCTCAAACATCCTGGTTTTCCTGAATGATTATAGAGCTATCATCCATGGATTTGTATAAACACTTCTTGAAATGATTTACATTTTCAGCCTAAAGCAGCTCTTGAGAAAAATTCCATAACTTTATTCACTGTTGTGAAGCATTGTACAGATAAGGTTTGGATTCACTCGGACAAAACACTCCACACTCCAAGAAGCCCaaaaggggttttttttcttttattattaaaatacaggCAAGAAAGATGGAAATCAAAAGTAGCAGAGAGGGAGgcttaagaataataatagtaaggCAATTACTACTAAAATCAACATATTTACAGTCATCACCGATGCGGGGGAGCTCCAACACCTGACCACACAAGCTGGGGAATCCCAGGGGTACAGCTGTCAGGGTCCCGCTCACGGAAGTCCCAGGCCAGACGTCTCTGCCATGGGTGAGATTCCAATTTGGGGTCTGAATTTCATGGCATAAATAATGCTGGAAACAAAGAAGGCATCATGCCAGGTCTTTTTAGCAAACACTACATCTTATGCAAGGTCCTGAAAGGAGGCCAATCCCTTCAAGGTCTCTAAGCGCAGTGTGCATCCTTGGAGTGGCTAGTTCCAGGAACCTGGCAGATTCATCTCAGGGTCTTGGCCAGGACCCAGGGAGGAACCCCGttcttgtattcccagggctttcTACTTTAGGAAATAAGACTTGTGCCAAATTTGCAATTGAGTCAAGGCCTCAGTTTGTATAATCTTACATACATAAGAAGGGTTAAATCTTACCCCTTCAAACATAAATAGGCTTTCCCTTTATTTATCCTATTCATAGATATCTCCTTTGTCTTACCTCATACTAATATTCTGAGATTtggtgaaaaaaatctttgttcacTCTTTAGGctgtccccaaaatcttagttTAAACCTGCTTTAGGACTTTGGAGATACCCTATAAATCCCATTTCTTTGTTCTGTTGACTTCAAAGATCTCTCTTCCTCAAGGTTTATCATTCTGGATTGAAGTCCTAATCCTTTAAATTTGTCTTCATATAATGGCGTCACTCAGTCTGCCACTTCTGAAATCTTAGAATCTCAGAAGTAGAAGGTATCTTGAAACTCTGTCACTCAAAGTTATGTATctcctacccaacaaaactgagtataatccttcaggggggaaagtggatattcaatgaaatagaggactttcaagcattcttgttgaaaagaccagaggtagaaaattcgactttcaaatgtaagactcaagagaaccatgaaaaggtaaacaggaaagagatatcataagggacttattaaagttcaactgtttacaAAGTCATGTATACGAGGGTCACCTGTACTTCCTGTTCTTAGATATTCCTTCCCCAAAAAGAATAAGAAGACCTCAGAAAACATCTGATTCAGCTATGTGGTATGAGATGAAAACTCATTAAAAGCCTCTCATCACTGCTCTTCTGTGCTGGTATGGATACTCTGTGGAGAAGAGTACAGGAACATGGTTAGAGGATCCAGGTTTCCACACACAGTCCCTCTCAGATCACAGGTCAAGAAGCCACTTCTGGATTGGCTCTTCTACTTACTTTTTCACTCATTCTCACCTCTTTGGTGTCCATGGAATCCTATCTTTATTCATTTGCTTTCTGCTCACTCTTTCCAAACTCCCTTGATCAAACCCATTTCCACACTACAACCCATTCAGTGATCCTGCACAACAACTGAATTATTCTACAAATTCAGTACCAACTTAAAAACAAATCAGAAACCAAACAGTCCAACCTGTGCCCACTGGAACATCTCTTCTCCTGTTAACATCCCCCAAAAGTGGTCATCCATCCATTGTGCTCATCACAATAATAgcaaaaaatagcatttatatagtactgtaagctttgtaaagcactttattcatattatcttgttttatcctgggAATGTATGCTatattattatgccattttacagatgaggaaactgagacagactgaggtgatgtgacttgcccaggatcacatagctagtgagtgtctaaggcgtgattggaacttgggtcttcctgacttcaggtccagtactctattcactgtaccacctggctaccTCTGACCACAAACACTAATTCTACATCCATGACTCTTCCTTCACTACTCCCAGGTCTAAGTCCCAAATATCCTTCTTGACGCTTTTAAATAGGCCTGAAGAATAGGTGGTAGCTATCTGTCCCTCTAGCCTCAAGTGCACggctatttttccttttctaaatagcTCTGTAATAACCCTCAAGTCTGGAGAATTTGCATAGGGTAATCATTCTCCACCAAGAAGGAGAATCTTATGCAAACATTCCAAGCTTGAAACCATGATTCTATTTCTGAACCTTTGACAGAAGAGACTTCAGATGTTATCTAGATCACTCTAGTACACCTGAAGCATGAATCTTCTCTACGACATTTGCAAGAAGTTGTTACCAGGATCCAGttaaagacctctagtgatgAAGAACTCAATACTCTTCTTCCCCTGTATGCTCACAACTATCTATTCCATTTCTGGGCAACTCCAGTTATTAGGAAGcttttgttttaacaacccagctagcagcttcggtgtgggtgtaagatccctcccccacagccgggacccaggaggctgccgggaaagcacaggttctttttatctgcttaaacaagaaaagcacggtgaaggggttgaccagcttactttaatccagcattcacttagcatacagacaacattcatttagttcaggggaaaaggccagcattcagttagcattcagttagttcaaggGAGCacacagacaagcatcaagagacagaccaaatacagattcattgacttacttcaggggaaaaaaccagcaccctgaggttcaaaacattcatttagttcgggggaaaaaacaaaccagcaccccgaacctcaaaaccaaaatacaaacaagttacaaatatcaacagacagacccaatacaattcatagttaccaacatctgggctcggcccgagagcaagggctggcccagagtcacgctccccgcttgctcccacaccaaccggaaaaggaaagagagagcttcaagctgtcctctcccctcttatagggtttttgacatcatcaagtgccgcctgaatgaccagggtcgattggttcttgagttggcccctccccctagcgtagaccaggttctggagctaacacctcccctcagccagccccatgactcatcacacaggaagttgtctgcttcctggaatgcaatttgggcttcctgccctggaagagcaagccagtgtccagaggctcaatgaggtaagctgagtcattcaaagaaaacaaaggccattctggttacagcttTTCAttaagtagaatttgaatccagctcccTGTAACTTTCTAGTTTTGCCTTTCTGGCCCAAATAAAGCAAACCAAATGAAACCCTTTTCCTTTTGATACTACTCCCAAAATTTTAAGACAATTATTATAGCAATCTCTGCCTGTCTTCTCTACCGCAGACTacaaatttccaattctttcaccCAATCTTCATATAGCATGTCTTCGAGTCCCCTCACCATTGTAGCTGTCCTCCAATTTGGCCTCATAGCTTActcttcttggggaggggggtggtaaaGTTCTATGTTCATTTGGGGATTCTTAGTGGTTGAGGTGTTGGTGATAGTAAAGATAAACCTGGGATTGAGAGAACTAAACTAGTAGATAGCCATGGAGCCAGATAATTCATGAAATAATCTTTAgtctttcttatctttctttcatttctttcttttttttcttattttatctttcctGAAGACTTGGCATTAAGGAAATGAATCTTGTCCAATAGTTTATAGTCCCACTTACTACTCTCCTGACAGTTTTCTTAGTATGGtgacctttctcttttccttaggGGACAGAAAGTGGCAAGTGATGGGAGGAGCCAACAACAGCTCCTTTAAAGGTTTCATCCTGATTGGTGTCTCTGACCATCCTGAGCTGGAGATGATCTTTTTTGTGGTTATCCTGTTCTCCTACTTGTTAACCTTGGTTGGCAACTTGACCATTATCCTAATATCACGCCTGGATGCCCGGCTTCACACacccatgtattttttcctcagtaacctctcctccctTGACCTTGCTTATACCACAAGCTCAGTCCCTCAGATGCTGTTCAATCTGTGGGGCCCAGATAAAACCATCAGCTATGGGGGTTGTATAACCCAGCTGTACGTCTTCCTCTGGCTGGGTGCCACTGAATGCATCCTCTTGGTTGTGATGGCATTTGATCGCTATGTAGCTGTCTGCCGGCCCCTACACTACATGACCATCATGAACCCTCAGCTTTGTTGGCAGCTAGCCTCCATTGCCTGGCTAGGTGGCCTGGGGAATTCCCTAATTCAGTCAACATTCACTCTGCAGCTCCCTTTTTGTGGACACCAGGAGATCAACAGTTTCCTCTGTGAAGTGCCATCTCTCATCAAGTTGGCCTGTGGTGACACAAGCCTCAATGAGGCTGTACTCAATGGTGTCTGTGCCTTCTTCACTGCAGTGCCCCTGAGCATCATCCTCATCTCCTATGGTTACATTGCCCAGGCTGTCCTGAAGATTCCCTCAGCTGAAGGCCGGCATAAGGCCTTCAATACCTGTGGCTCACATTTGATAGTAGTATTCCTCTTCTATGGCTCAGCTATTTATGCCTACCTACTGCCAGCCAAGAGTAGTCCCCAAGATCAGGGGAAATTCATCACTCTCTTTTATTCAGTAGTTACACCCATGGTGAATCCCCTAATCTACACTCTGAGGAACAAGGAGGTGAAGGGGGCAGTAAGGAAGTTGTTGGGAAAGGGGTGGGAGGAATGGTGAGAGAAGGGGAGAGTGAGCCACCATACCTttcctatcttctctctctctctctctcatactctctctccccacccctgtctctctctctgtctctctatctctctctctctgtctctctctttctctgcctgtctctctctgtctctctgtctctctctctctctctctctctctctgtctctctctctctctctctctctccccctccctctctctccctcttcctctccccttccctccttccctccatttttgTCACTCTGAATCTCTCTCTCATCAAATCTACATTAGTATAACTAACCCTGATTTCCATGCAAAGTACCTTTGAGTAAGTTAAAAACCTTCCCAACAACCCTAAGTGGTCGGCATCTGGTTAGtattatttcataatgttctattAATGATGAAAAACCTGCAGTGGGGTGCAGATTATAAGGCTAGAAGCTTTCAGGTCTCAGAAGGTGGTGGTCTAATATAGATCTCATTTCCATTACTGCCTCTATCTCAGCCTATACtaaagttgctattattattcacatcttaaatgagataatgtatggaaaatgctttgcaaatcctgTAGAgctataaaatgttagctattactataattattacatagaaattttttgtttttacttacttttcaaagtactttcacattCATTATCTTGCTTGATTTGGTTCAGTACTGTAAAAGATGATGATTTCATAGATGTCAATACCTTCTTCCAGATACAGATACTCTTCGATGTCTTTTGGTAGACAGTTTTCCTGAGGTActgtatctaaaaaaaaaaaaatcatcccccaGTGGACAGTCTTTAGGTAACAAACCTCTTTGCAATTAATTAGCCTAGTTCGGGGATGACAGAGAAGCAGAGTATCAGCAAACCTGCCCTTGAAGCCTTTCAAACTTGGGAGGATCTACCTGCTGCTGTCACAGCTTTTGAGAACACAGGGTTATTTCCCTGCCATATGAGGCTTTGGAGTAAGGATTTCATGGAGGACAAGTATAATTTTTCCTATTGGTAAGAGGTGGAATATTTGTCTCTATGTCTAAAAACATTTCATCTTTacatccatctctgtctcttcatctgtcAATTTATCTATTCAGTTTTTCATCCACATCCtctatcctctcttctcccttttgcttTTGTACTGAATCTTTCCTTCAGCCTCATGTAATTTCAAATGATAGATGAAGGAAAAAATTGTTCACTTCTCCATTCCAAACAAACCAATGTCCCTAATGGAAAGGGGAACTTGCTACATATTTACTGATATCATCTTACCTGAAAGTTAGAGCCACCAAGTTTGCCACCAGCCTTCACATCTTGAGTGGGCTAGTGAGTCACACACCTTTATGAGACTTCTTCAAACAAGACAAAAAGTCATACATCAGGctcaaaggtctttttttttaagattttgggttctttctcctcttctccaacatctagaccagggatggggaacctatgaCCTTGAGaccacttgtggccttctagacccttaagtgcagccttttgactgaatccaaattttacagaatcaATTTGCATTCTGTCAAAAGGCAGcatttaaggatctagaaggctacatgtggcctcaaggctgaaggttccccacccttgatctagAGCTTCATTTCTGCAGATTCTAGAacagcgaagtctgtcagggttggtcctcatggaatccatatatctgtggttgtgtacagtgttctcctggctctgctccgctcactcagcattatgtcgtgtaggtttttccagggtgttatgaagtctgtatcatccccatttcttatggcacaatagtattccattaccttcatatactacagcttgttcagccattccccaactgatgggcatccctttgatttccaattcttggctaccacaaaaagagccgcttaTAAATATccttatacatatgggtccttttcctgcttgtgtgatttctttgggatacaaccctagaagtggtattgctgggtcaaagggtaagaacattcctgtggccctttgggcatagttccaaattactctccaaaatggctggatcatctcacaactccaccagcaacgcagcaatgttccaactttcccacatcctctccagagtTTTTTTAAGTCCTTGCATtgttgaaaagagctaagtctatcaaagtcagtcatcacacaatgtggcaccagttcatataagtctttctgaagtctgcctgctcatcatttcttatagcacaacttgttcagccattccccagctgatgggcatcccttcgattATGGAGCAATTCTTTTGGAATAAATACATCATCCAGAcataggaaatgaagaaacaggcagcATAGGAGATAGCAAACTTCATATTTCACATATTTACGGTACTTTTAAGTGGAACTTACATACTTGGATCAGTTGGCTAAGGAGAAGGAGACCTTTAGCCTCTGTGTCCTTCCAGTAACAACAGTGGGGCTATGAATGAGAGGAAGGGACTCACTTGCCTCCTCTTCTCCACCACATGTTGGCAAATCATAAACATGGTCACATCAGTCATGGCCCTCAGCTGTTTTGGCAGTCCTTGATATATTGCCAGAGCAAAGCGTAGGATAAAGCAAGTCATACAACATACAACACCTGAGGTGTATGTGTGCCTCTGAATTGGTGGAgagctgttggcagctttctgggtgttgactgtgggtgaatcttatacccccacagaagctgctagcgagattgttgaaacatatggcGTAGTCTGCAGGATCTGCAGGCTTTAACAAGGAAGCATGGCATGttggggtactgggttggttgaatgtttcccagtttttggattgctctttgtacttggagtggctatggttctgtgcagcctcaggagcaacaaagtcctgatGGAAGTGCTGGgcgtggtttcccaggggcccagagcaggagataatcccttcttcccagggcttaagctgataagcctggccctggaggactgCGGTGAAAGGGTGaaagtcttgagattatattgtatatggagttttgaaacaggagtggagaatggccttggagagttggagaatggccttcctacagatttggcaggaggggctggtgagaaaaAAGGTCAAAAGAAGCGGACTGCAGCTGCCAAAATACTGACCCAGACAGAacagaagactgcctgcatgagaactttggaaaggtgagagcagtgagctgctttccagctgactttggtgaggtgagcacaaagatggggaaccacctacatcgGGATTCCAGAAGAAGtcaggtgaggccagctggagttggaactCAGGAGCCTGAAGTCCAGCCCTGGGGcgagatggaaactttgcagcaaggcactgagtctgcctttttggtcccttcagcttgggctgcttgggatccaggagggaggcatggatttgtttttgttggggtgggggcagtgccttggacccccagggaccccaccctgttggctttattgccagTGGACCCTCGGGACTTGGAACTGTGGACTGGaacttaatggggagaacagacctaAAAGaactttggactctttctttgaaattgggactttgggtgccatgtggaagcctgcaatggcagtttggggaggaggcgagaactctatttgtttgtctgtttgctttaggactttactaactaaagcatggctgtgcctcagggtactgggaaaaagcctgcgATGTcagtgtgctgctgaagaagcaCTTTATTTGGACGCTTTATGAGcttaagagattaacttgctttgacctaggggtggacatttgaatagttaacaagtattttgggaa contains the following coding sequences:
- the LOC118831349 gene encoding olfactory receptor 15-like — protein: MGGANNSSFKGFILIGVSDHPELEMIFFVVILFSYLLTLVGNLTIILISRLDARLHTPMYFFLSNLSSLDLAYTTSSVPQMLFNLWGPDKTISYGGCITQLYVFLWLGATECILLVVMAFDRYVAVCRPLHYMTIMNPQLCWQLASIAWLGGLGNSLIQSTFTLQLPFCGHQEINSFLCEVPSLIKLACGDTSLNEAVLNGVCAFFTAVPLSIILISYGYIAQAVLKIPSAEGRHKAFNTCGSHLIVVFLFYGSAIYAYLLPAKSSPQDQGKFITLFYSVVTPMVNPLIYTLRNKEVKGAVRKLRGW